In the genome of Notamacropus eugenii isolate mMacEug1 chromosome 5, mMacEug1.pri_v2, whole genome shotgun sequence, one region contains:
- the LOC140508601 gene encoding olfactory receptor 2D2-like, with the protein MSPAPNHSSVTEFILLGFSSDPTSNRILFIIFLFLYLCSVLGNGVIIMLIYLDLHLHTPMYFFLSILSLLDMGYVTTTMPQMLAHLLSSSKLISFEGCWLQMYVFGALGLTECIFFVVMAYDRYVAICFPLRYMLILNWDLCVRLVIGTCASGFFFSLVHTFFTMNLPYCGPNMVNHYFCEGPSVRSLACMDTHLIEMVDLVLSIVMVLGPLSLILISYVRITLAVLKIKSTQSRCKAFSTCASHLTVVTLFYAPAIYIYMRPTSSYNPERDKQISLFYNVFTALLNPVVYSLRNKDIKAAFIKVVVQNKVVW; encoded by the coding sequence ATGTCCCCAGCACCAAATCACAGTTCTGTTACTGAATTTATCCTGCTTGGTTTCTCCAGTGACCCCACCTCAAATAGGATCCTTTtcatcatctttctctttctgtaccTCTGCTCAGTCCTGGGCAATGGAGTCATCATTATGCTGATCTACCTGGATTTGCACCTCCACACACCTATGTACTTTTTCCTCAGCATTCTCTCCCTACTGGACATGGGTTATGTCACTACCACGATGCCTCAGATGTTGGCACAtctgctttccagttctaagCTCATCTCCTTTGAAGGCTGCTGGCTGCAGATGTATGTATTTGGTGCTCTGGGTCTCACTGAGTGCATCTTTTTTGTGGTCATGGCCTATGACCGTTATGTAGCCATCTGCTTCCCACTGCGTTACATGCTCATCCTCAACTGGGATCTGTGTGTCAGGTTGGTGATAGGGACCTGTGCTTCTGGTTTCTTCTTCTCCCTAGTCCATACCTTTTTTACCATGAATCTCCCCTACTGTGGTCCTAATATGGTGAACCACTACTTCTGTGAGGGTCCCTCAGTTCGGAGCCTGGCTTGCATGGACACACACCTTATTGAgatggtagacttagtccttagCATCGTCATGGTATTAGGGCCTCTGTCACTCATCCTGATCTCCTATGTCCGCATCACCTTGGCCGTCCTCAAGATCAAGTCCACCCAAAGCCGCTGTAAAGCCTTCTCCACTTGTGCTTCCCACCTAACTGTGGTCACTCTGTTCTATGCACCtgccatatatatctatatgaggCCCACTTCCAGCTATAACCCAGAGAGAGATAAGCAGATCTCACTCTTCTACAATGTGTTCACTGCCCTGCTCAACCCTGTGGTCTACAGCCTTAGGAATAAGGACATAAAGGCAGCATTCATCAAGGTAGTAGTGCAGAACAAAGTGGTCTGGTGA